One segment of Candidatus Delongbacteria bacterium DNA contains the following:
- a CDS encoding ATP-binding protein has product MPPRLKAYLWIVILLGLGAGGLDLRLLAQESIPLAGWLERLVWFGLLLGVSHFPIVSRSGGAVSTLNSALNYCLLLSFGAPFAGPAVALNSVYLNFIRRRAIWYKVLFNAAQMLLAVNLAHLLFRWAGGQTGQTPALDLPLSYLQLVLPFVGVVSANLLLVSLAVRLERGTPLGQQMRASHYFDLGGNTILLYLGAQLFYLKIELGWLGVALATVPLVWVHTYLRRYNELKLVHARLDESNQSLRERGEELERGNRVLEDLNRNLGSQGDRLRAQTQELEAANQQLQQMNEDLQHTRRTLVRAEKLKTMGQMAGGVAHDFNNILGAIIARSELLQLEELPPAVRDGLASIHRSALDGAAVVRRIQDFSRVREQQDFERLDLNALVEDSLEMTRALWRDGAHRLGLTYEIRRDCPAPVAAWGNAAELREVLHNLILNALDAMPGGGVLSISTRSRETGVELVVTDTGQGMGRDVLEHIFDPFFTTKGPRGNGLGLSVCFGIIERHQGEIRAESEPGRGSAFRITLPAPPADSVAPVPAAPSTRETLQGGRPHTALVVDDEPDVRAVLVDTLRLMGHEVREAASAPEGLEIWREQRPELVFTDLGMPGMNGWEFTDRLRQEAGERQPLVILVTGWGAQIKQEDLQRHAVDRVLPKPFKLKELDRLLRQLDEAAAGEGAVGPTGGGAVGPGGAGF; this is encoded by the coding sequence GCCGGCGGCCTGGATCTGCGACTGCTGGCCCAGGAGAGCATCCCCCTGGCGGGCTGGCTGGAGCGGCTGGTCTGGTTCGGCCTGCTGCTGGGCGTCTCGCACTTCCCCATCGTCTCCCGCAGCGGCGGCGCCGTCTCCACCCTCAACAGCGCCCTGAACTACTGCCTGCTGCTCAGTTTCGGCGCGCCCTTCGCCGGGCCGGCCGTGGCGCTGAACTCGGTCTATCTCAACTTCATCCGCCGCCGGGCCATCTGGTACAAGGTGTTGTTCAACGCCGCCCAGATGCTGCTGGCGGTCAACCTGGCCCACCTGCTGTTCCGCTGGGCGGGCGGGCAGACCGGCCAGACCCCGGCGCTGGACCTGCCGCTCAGCTACCTGCAACTGGTGCTGCCCTTCGTGGGCGTGGTGAGCGCCAATCTGCTGCTGGTCAGCCTGGCCGTCCGGCTGGAGCGCGGCACGCCGCTGGGCCAGCAGATGCGCGCCAGCCACTACTTCGACCTGGGCGGCAACACCATCCTGCTCTATCTGGGCGCCCAGCTCTTCTACCTGAAGATCGAACTGGGCTGGCTGGGCGTGGCGCTGGCCACCGTGCCGCTGGTCTGGGTCCACACCTACCTGCGCCGCTACAACGAACTCAAGCTCGTCCACGCCCGGTTGGACGAGTCCAACCAGTCGCTGCGCGAGCGCGGCGAGGAGCTGGAGCGCGGCAACCGCGTGCTGGAGGACCTGAACCGCAACCTGGGCAGCCAGGGCGACCGGCTGCGCGCCCAGACCCAGGAGCTGGAGGCGGCCAACCAGCAGCTCCAGCAGATGAACGAGGACCTCCAGCACACCCGGCGCACCCTGGTCCGGGCGGAGAAGCTCAAGACCATGGGCCAGATGGCCGGCGGCGTGGCCCACGACTTCAACAACATCCTGGGCGCGATCATCGCCCGCTCCGAGCTGCTGCAACTGGAGGAGCTGCCCCCCGCCGTCCGCGACGGGCTGGCCAGCATCCACCGCAGCGCGCTGGACGGCGCCGCCGTGGTGCGGCGGATCCAGGACTTCTCCCGGGTGCGCGAGCAGCAGGACTTCGAGCGGCTGGACCTGAACGCACTGGTGGAGGATTCGCTGGAGATGACCCGCGCCTTGTGGCGCGACGGCGCGCACCGACTGGGCCTGACCTACGAGATCCGCCGGGACTGCCCGGCCCCCGTGGCCGCCTGGGGCAACGCGGCCGAGCTGCGCGAAGTGCTGCACAACCTGATCCTCAACGCCCTGGACGCCATGCCCGGCGGCGGCGTGCTGAGCATCTCCACCCGCAGCCGGGAGACCGGCGTGGAACTGGTGGTGACGGACACGGGCCAGGGGATGGGCCGGGACGTGCTGGAGCACATCTTCGACCCCTTCTTCACCACCAAGGGGCCGCGCGGCAACGGCCTGGGCCTCTCGGTCTGTTTCGGGATCATCGAGCGCCACCAGGGCGAGATCCGCGCCGAGAGCGAGCCCGGCCGGGGCAGCGCCTTCCGCATCACGCTGCCCGCGCCGCCGGCGGATTCCGTCGCTCCCGTGCCCGCCGCGCCCTCCACGCGCGAGACCCTCCAGGGCGGCCGGCCGCACACGGCCCTGGTGGTGGACGACGAGCCCGACGTGCGCGCCGTGCTGGTGGACACCCTGCGCCTGATGGGCCACGAGGTGCGCGAGGCCGCCTCGGCGCCCGAGGGCCTGGAGATCTGGCGCGAGCAACGCCCCGAGCTGGTCTTCACCGATCTGGGCATGCCAGGCATGAACGGCTGGGAGTTCACCGACCGCCTGCGCCAGGAAGCCGGCGAGCGCCAGCCGCTGGTGATCCTGGTCACCGGCTGGGGCGCGCAGATCAAGCAGGAGGACCTGCAGCGGCACGCCGTGGATCGCGTGCTGCCCAAGCCCTTCAAGCTCAAGGAGCTGGACCGCCTGCTGCGCCAGTTGGACGAGGCCGCGGCCGGCGAAGGCGCGGTTGGCCCAACCGGCGGCGGGGCAGTTGGCCCCGGCGGCGCGGGATTCTGA
- a CDS encoding methyltransferase domain-containing protein → MNTRPAPPPWHQSWFDQDYLTLYQHRDPGEAAAFLDRLAGCGLIPPPEACGPVLDLACGAARHSLLLSARGYRVLGLDWSQPLLRAGLAARAGAREPVLLRGDLGRLPFRRGAGLVLSLFTSLGYLDDDAANARVWDGLLALPRPGGRLVLDTLNPAWLRAGLVAASERHVGDWRVLEQRRLLPASNQVEKTIRFGPPGAEPREVVERVKLYGPDWFRGPARAAGLRELAHWGDLDGRPWQTDAPRSILVWERDA, encoded by the coding sequence GTGAACACACGTCCCGCACCCCCACCCTGGCACCAGTCCTGGTTCGACCAGGACTACCTGACCCTGTACCAGCACCGGGATCCCGGCGAGGCCGCGGCCTTCCTGGACCGGCTGGCGGGTTGCGGGCTGATTCCGCCGCCCGAGGCCTGCGGACCCGTGCTGGATCTGGCCTGCGGCGCCGCGCGGCACAGCCTGCTGCTCAGCGCCCGGGGCTACCGCGTGCTGGGGCTGGACTGGTCGCAGCCCCTGCTGCGGGCCGGGCTGGCCGCCCGGGCCGGGGCGCGTGAACCCGTGCTGCTGCGCGGGGATCTGGGCCGGCTGCCCTTCCGCCGCGGCGCGGGCCTGGTGCTCTCGCTCTTCACCAGCCTGGGCTATCTGGACGACGACGCGGCCAACGCGCGGGTCTGGGACGGCCTGCTGGCCCTGCCCCGGCCGGGCGGCCGGCTGGTGCTGGACACGCTCAATCCGGCCTGGCTGCGGGCCGGACTGGTGGCCGCGAGCGAGCGCCACGTGGGCGACTGGCGCGTGCTCGAACAGCGCCGCCTTCTGCCCGCCAGCAACCAGGTGGAAAAGACGATCCGCTTCGGTCCGCCCGGCGCCGAGCCGCGAGAGGTCGTGGAACGCGTCAAGCTCTACGGGCCGGATTGGTTCCGCGGGCCGGCGCGGGCCGCCGGGCTGCGCGAATTGGCCCACTGGGGCGACTTGGATGGCCGGCCCTGGCAGACGGACGCCCCGCGCAGCATCCTGGTCTGGGAGCGGGACGCATGA